From one Flavobacteriales bacterium genomic stretch:
- a CDS encoding ABC transporter substrate-binding protein yields MPFSARKALILIVLGFTAGCGAPEAPRERRSPSGKYYGGVFSANESEELRSLFPLSLVQASAHRIGSQVYEGLVRMDAQDLSVIPGLAESWQVDPSGLAYTFTLRTGVRFHDADCFPDGTGRELTASDVVLCLNRICTQDPGNSMFWLFQDRVLGANAHFASGAPASEPVKGISAPDERTVRIELSSPWPGFLHVLAHQGCWIYPQEAIDRYGADVLWRPVGTGPFKVKSFERGKALVLERWQNYWGTDSDGASLPYLDAVRYTFVAEKEDELDAFLAGALSVVYELPVGRTEVMRPDAGYIVQMASALSIQFFGLNTRKPPFSDPRVRRAFALAIDREAIVDTVLDGLGIVAEHGPVAPGLADYPYDLVRGIQYDPVEARRLLAEAGYAGGEGLPTIHLQVNNNGFGYVKVAEAVHTMLEQELSARVITSVLPAEQHFQRVEMGQPLLWREGWIADHPDPENFLALFYGRNAPADTSAPSTLNSTRHRDARFDSLFALAGRTAEPTERMRLLALAEDRLMENLPLIPLYHERSVRLVQSWVKDFPINGMEYRDLRTVWMEPRSE; encoded by the coding sequence ATGCCATTCTCCGCGCGCAAGGCACTGATCCTTATCGTTCTTGGTTTCACAGCCGGCTGCGGCGCCCCGGAAGCCCCACGCGAACGTCGATCCCCCTCGGGTAAGTATTACGGCGGGGTTTTCTCAGCCAATGAGAGCGAGGAGCTGCGCAGCCTGTTCCCGCTCAGCTTGGTGCAGGCCTCTGCGCATCGGATCGGCTCCCAGGTGTATGAAGGCCTGGTGCGCATGGATGCCCAGGACCTTTCGGTGATTCCGGGCCTGGCAGAATCATGGCAGGTCGACCCCAGCGGGCTGGCATACACGTTCACCCTGCGCACGGGCGTTCGCTTCCATGATGCGGATTGCTTTCCGGATGGTACCGGCCGCGAACTCACAGCGAGCGATGTCGTGCTCTGCCTCAACCGGATCTGCACGCAGGATCCCGGCAATAGCATGTTCTGGCTATTCCAGGACCGCGTGCTGGGAGCCAACGCGCATTTCGCCAGTGGCGCTCCTGCAAGCGAGCCCGTGAAAGGCATCAGCGCTCCCGATGAGCGCACCGTGCGCATCGAGCTCTCCTCACCATGGCCGGGCTTCCTGCATGTACTGGCCCATCAGGGCTGCTGGATCTACCCGCAAGAGGCAATCGATCGATACGGCGCGGATGTGCTTTGGCGACCGGTGGGCACGGGACCATTCAAGGTGAAGAGCTTCGAACGCGGGAAAGCGCTGGTGCTGGAGCGATGGCAGAACTACTGGGGAACCGATTCCGATGGCGCCTCGCTGCCCTACCTCGATGCGGTGCGCTACACCTTCGTCGCAGAGAAGGAGGATGAGCTCGATGCCTTCCTCGCCGGTGCGCTAAGCGTGGTGTACGAACTGCCGGTAGGGCGCACCGAGGTGATGCGGCCTGACGCTGGATACATCGTGCAGATGGCCTCCGCGCTCTCGATCCAGTTCTTCGGCCTCAATACGCGCAAGCCGCCGTTCAGCGATCCACGGGTGCGCCGCGCGTTCGCCCTGGCGATCGATCGGGAGGCCATCGTCGATACGGTGCTCGACGGACTGGGCATCGTGGCGGAGCATGGCCCGGTTGCTCCGGGGCTGGCCGATTATCCTTACGACCTGGTGCGGGGCATCCAATACGACCCTGTGGAAGCGCGGCGCTTGCTCGCAGAGGCCGGTTATGCGGGCGGCGAGGGCCTGCCCACGATCCACCTGCAGGTGAACAACAACGGCTTCGGCTACGTGAAGGTGGCCGAGGCCGTGCACACGATGCTCGAGCAGGAGCTGAGCGCGCGCGTGATCACCAGCGTGCTCCCTGCGGAACAGCATTTCCAGCGCGTGGAGATGGGCCAGCCGCTGCTCTGGCGTGAGGGCTGGATCGCCGACCATCCGGATCCCGAGAATTTCCTCGCGCTCTTCTATGGCCGGAATGCGCCAGCCGATACGAGTGCGCCTTCCACGCTGAATAGCACGCGCCACCGCGATGCCCGGTTCGATTCGCTCTTCGCCCTTGCGGGGCGCACCGCGGAGCCCACCGAGCGCATGCGGCTGCTCGCACTGGCTGAGGACCGCCTCATGGAGAACCTGCCTCTCATCCCGCTCTACCATGAGCGCAGCGTGCGGCTGGTGCAATCCTGGGTGAAGGATTTCCCCATCAACGGCATGGAGTACCGCGACCTGCGCACCGTGTGGATGGAGCCGAGAAGCGAGTAG
- a CDS encoding OmpA family protein produces the protein MSLIRNTPLALLTAATLLAACVPSRKYEEEKARAKAAMAESEAAAARSRDAETALTELRGSNEEMKRRLVRLEQDTSVMGTSLRTMTVQYDKINKLNNELLEKYNKLLAGSGSENRKLLSDLEALRLDLMNREDSVAALAKRASDKQAALAEREAELSALQAELAQKDAAMKALKDRVSSALTGFEGNGLTVVQKEGRVYVSMENKLLFPSGSYAVDAKGKDLIVKLAKAIEGEKDLNVLVEGHTDTDKVLGSGALKDNWDLSVMRATSVVRIMQEGSKLDPLRVTAAGRSEYVPVDASDKAKNRRIEIILAPDLNELMKLVKD, from the coding sequence ATGAGCCTCATCCGCAACACGCCCCTTGCACTGCTCACGGCCGCAACCCTGCTCGCGGCGTGCGTGCCCAGCCGCAAGTATGAAGAAGAGAAGGCACGGGCCAAGGCCGCCATGGCCGAATCCGAAGCCGCTGCGGCGAGGTCACGTGATGCCGAAACGGCCCTCACAGAGCTGCGCGGGAGCAACGAGGAGATGAAGCGCCGCCTGGTCCGGTTGGAGCAGGACACCTCGGTGATGGGCACCTCCCTGCGCACCATGACGGTGCAGTATGACAAGATCAACAAGCTCAACAACGAGCTGCTGGAGAAGTACAACAAGCTGCTCGCAGGATCCGGCTCTGAGAATCGCAAGCTCCTGAGCGACCTGGAGGCCTTGCGCCTCGACCTGATGAACCGCGAGGATTCAGTTGCAGCGCTGGCGAAGCGCGCGAGCGATAAGCAAGCCGCTTTGGCGGAGCGGGAGGCGGAGCTCTCGGCATTGCAGGCCGAACTCGCGCAGAAGGACGCGGCGATGAAAGCGCTGAAGGATCGCGTGAGCAGCGCGCTCACCGGTTTCGAGGGCAATGGCCTCACCGTGGTGCAGAAGGAAGGCCGTGTTTACGTGAGCATGGAGAACAAACTGCTCTTCCCCAGCGGCAGCTATGCGGTGGATGCGAAGGGGAAGGACCTGATCGTGAAGCTGGCCAAGGCCATCGAGGGGGAGAAGGACCTGAACGTGCTGGTTGAAGGCCACACCGATACCGACAAAGTGCTCGGCAGCGGCGCGCTCAAGGACAATTGGGACCTGAGCGTGATGCGGGCCACCAGCGTTGTGCGCATCATGCAAGAGGGCAGCAAGCTCGACCCCCTGCGCGTTACCGCTGCAGGCCGCAGCGAGTATGTGCCCGTTGATGCCTCGGACAAGGCGAAGAACCGCCGGATCGAGATCATCCTGGCGCCCGACCTGAATGAGCTGATGAAGCTCGTGAAGGACTGA
- a CDS encoding T9SS type A sorting domain-containing protein yields the protein MSRILLSPFLFMLSLLVNAQGGPLNIAFSVQHATCGNATGGIIASVWGGTAPYAFMWTPSPPQGQGTSFITDLLPGTYTLTVTDNVGNELSSDTTVVLTADLFPPITDAPTAWSCAGGCDAYWNYYIPLSGLTMPFTVTFDPPGPGGGASPNGFYFNSLCANETYNVTVSDINGCTGTISGLDVVGPMNPEIVSLEVLGSCPDGATGGFVVEFTDADSILVNPGTANGVLNGNVFTATNLAAGSYVLWVSAGSTPTTPPGTSGNWCSQSFQIDVPVSTDPCGAVSGVAYADLDGDCMQNGTDIGLPYRVLTVQPGEHFILTDADGLYSAGLFYGSYALDATIDGYDPLCPTLPAAFILDAADPGATIDIALDPLDGPDAFVSLQAGVHRPGFPVTYTLTVTNDGPYAISEVTAMLTYDPLLSFTSASGSPTVAGGGSVEWVIAALPPFSSAQFTVNLAVPANAGLIGTVVDAVATATADPADSDPANDSYSIARTIVGSYDPNDKLAATSSRASDEVYYLDLDAHVDYTIRFQNTGTAEAINVFLTDTISALYDLASLQILGASHAFTAQLLPGRVLRFDFPSIMLPDSASDLLGSQGFASFRLRPVDGLSIGTVLENEADIFFDFNDPIRTNTSVLTTEMSVGIMEQTSATIILHPNPAMDAVSVQLPHGADRIEFLSADGRRVLSEPAVSATASIIVSQLPSGIYLVKVTGPEGPLAHGRFVKR from the coding sequence ATGTCCCGTATTCTGCTCTCGCCCTTCCTTTTCATGCTCAGCTTGCTCGTGAACGCCCAAGGGGGTCCGCTCAACATCGCCTTCAGCGTACAGCATGCCACCTGCGGCAATGCCACCGGCGGGATCATCGCCTCGGTCTGGGGCGGGACTGCGCCGTATGCCTTCATGTGGACTCCTTCGCCCCCGCAAGGCCAAGGCACGAGCTTCATTACGGACCTGTTGCCGGGCACCTATACGCTTACGGTCACGGACAACGTGGGAAATGAATTGTCGAGCGACACCACGGTGGTGCTCACCGCCGATCTATTCCCGCCAATCACCGATGCTCCGACCGCATGGTCATGCGCCGGCGGATGCGACGCCTACTGGAACTACTACATCCCTCTGAGCGGACTCACCATGCCCTTTACGGTGACCTTCGATCCGCCCGGACCAGGAGGCGGAGCCAGCCCGAACGGCTTCTATTTCAATTCGCTTTGCGCGAATGAGACCTACAACGTGACGGTGAGCGATATCAATGGCTGCACCGGCACCATTTCCGGACTGGACGTAGTAGGGCCGATGAACCCGGAGATCGTGAGCTTGGAGGTTCTCGGCAGTTGCCCGGATGGTGCAACTGGTGGCTTCGTCGTTGAATTCACCGACGCGGATTCGATCCTCGTGAACCCGGGCACCGCGAATGGCGTGCTCAATGGGAACGTGTTCACGGCGACCAATCTCGCAGCCGGCAGCTACGTGCTCTGGGTGAGCGCGGGCAGCACGCCTACCACGCCCCCAGGCACAAGCGGCAACTGGTGCAGCCAATCCTTCCAGATCGATGTGCCGGTCTCGACCGACCCCTGCGGCGCCGTGAGCGGCGTTGCCTACGCCGACCTCGACGGCGATTGCATGCAGAACGGAACGGACATCGGCCTGCCGTACCGCGTGCTCACCGTGCAGCCCGGTGAGCATTTCATCCTGACCGATGCGGATGGACTCTATTCCGCGGGGCTCTTCTATGGCAGCTATGCCTTGGATGCGACCATCGATGGTTACGACCCGCTGTGCCCCACGCTCCCTGCCGCATTCATCCTCGACGCGGCCGATCCCGGCGCGACCATCGATATCGCCTTGGACCCGTTGGATGGGCCCGACGCGTTCGTTTCCTTGCAAGCAGGAGTCCATCGGCCAGGCTTCCCCGTGACTTACACGCTCACGGTGACCAACGATGGGCCGTACGCGATCAGCGAGGTGACTGCAATGCTCACCTACGACCCCTTGCTGAGCTTCACCTCTGCGAGCGGATCGCCTACAGTGGCGGGCGGCGGATCGGTTGAGTGGGTTATCGCGGCATTGCCCCCTTTCAGCTCCGCGCAGTTCACCGTGAATCTGGCGGTGCCCGCGAATGCAGGGCTGATCGGTACCGTGGTGGATGCCGTGGCGACAGCAACCGCGGATCCAGCGGATAGCGATCCGGCCAATGACAGCTATAGCATTGCGCGCACCATCGTCGGTTCCTACGACCCCAACGACAAGCTGGCCGCCACCAGCAGCCGCGCCAGCGATGAGGTCTATTACCTCGACCTCGACGCGCACGTGGATTACACCATCCGCTTCCAGAACACCGGCACGGCCGAGGCCATCAACGTGTTCCTCACCGACACGATCTCCGCGCTCTACGACCTGGCCTCGCTGCAGATCCTCGGCGCATCGCATGCCTTCACGGCACAACTGCTCCCTGGTCGCGTGCTCCGCTTCGACTTCCCGAGCATCATGCTGCCGGACAGTGCCAGTGACCTGCTCGGCAGCCAGGGCTTCGCCAGCTTCCGGTTGCGGCCGGTGGATGGATTAAGCATCGGCACGGTGCTCGAGAACGAGGCGGACATCTTCTTCGATTTCAACGACCCGATCCGGACCAACACGAGCGTGCTCACCACGGAGATGAGCGTGGGCATCATGGAGCAGACCAGTGCAACCATCATTTTGCACCCGAACCCGGCCATGGATGCCGTATCGGTGCAACTTCCTCATGGCGCCGATCGAATCGAGTTCTTAAGTGCCGATGGCCGGCGGGTGCTTTCTGAACCGGCGGTCAGCGCCACGGCCAGCATCATCGTGAGCCAGTTGCCCAGCGGCATATACCTGGTGAAGGTTACCGGTCCTGAAGGGCCATTGGCGCACGGCCGTTTCGTGAAGCGATGA